From a region of the Methanolobus tindarius DSM 2278 genome:
- the rnfG gene encoding Rnf electron transport complex subunit RnfG, with the protein MSESNRDTAIVIGKIVLISVVAALLLGITYVPTSAQLKINEENSKKEILGGLIPEANNNFEAVYGDTLDEDGNPVVLYYRAQDSSGNIIGYAFFQQQAGAQGPLVVAGGIDSAFSIFRGMDVLSHEETPGLGAKIVEDSFQSQFIDIPIESLALSSAGGSIDAITGATISSQAVVDALNTKISEIEEAEE; encoded by the coding sequence ATGAGTGAATCCAATAGGGATACAGCCATAGTGATTGGAAAAATCGTCCTCATATCCGTTGTGGCAGCTCTTTTGTTAGGTATTACTTATGTCCCTACAAGTGCCCAGCTTAAGATTAACGAGGAAAACTCTAAAAAAGAGATATTAGGCGGACTTATTCCTGAAGCCAATAACAACTTTGAAGCAGTCTATGGCGACACTCTTGATGAAGATGGCAATCCTGTAGTACTTTATTACCGTGCGCAGGATTCTTCAGGTAACATTATTGGTTATGCATTCTTCCAGCAGCAGGCAGGTGCACAGGGACCACTTGTTGTTGCAGGTGGAATAGACTCTGCATTCAGTATTTTCCGTGGGATGGATGTCCTGAGTCATGAAGAAACTCCGGGACTTGGTGCGAAGATCGTTGAAGATAGTTTCCAGAGTCAGTTTATTGATATTCCAATCGAATCACTTGCCCTATCAAGTGCAGGTGGCTCAATTGATGCTATTACAGGTGCAACTATCTCCTCACAGGCTGTCGTAGATGCGCTGAATACTAAAATAAGTGAAATTGAAGAGGCAGAGGAGTGA
- a CDS encoding acetate uptake transporter has protein sequence MEGEVTIKDSSAASPAAVGFFGLGFAATFAGLLNMGVIPDGLMVIAMAITLGGVAEVIAGWQLWKKGDTFGASAFTIFGLWWFAFSYINLAPVGIFNAPMEAASAISMGLFTLVWGLIATALTVATLKIGLKMLTVVFVVLDLTFFSLALVFLIGFSLTISGLITLITGIVALYIGVALVYGEVGIKLPL, from the coding sequence ATGGAAGGAGAAGTAACAATTAAAGATTCATCAGCAGCAAGCCCAGCAGCAGTAGGCTTCTTTGGTCTTGGATTTGCAGCTACGTTCGCAGGACTTTTAAATATGGGTGTCATCCCAGACGGCCTAATGGTTATTGCAATGGCTATAACCCTTGGTGGTGTCGCTGAAGTAATAGCCGGCTGGCAACTCTGGAAAAAGGGTGACACATTCGGTGCATCAGCATTCACAATATTTGGTCTCTGGTGGTTTGCATTCTCATACATCAACCTTGCTCCAGTAGGAATATTCAATGCACCTATGGAGGCAGCAAGCGCTATATCAATGGGACTCTTCACTCTTGTATGGGGTCTCATAGCAACTGCACTCACAGTTGCAACACTTAAGATCGGTCTGAAGATGCTTACAGTCGTCTTCGTAGTGCTTGACCTTACATTCTTTAGTCTGGCATTGGTATTCCTTATAGGATTCTCTCTTACAATTTCAGGACTTATTACCCTGATCACAGGTATTGTAGCACTCTACATTGGTGTTGCACTTGTCTATGGTGAAGTAGGCATTAAGCTTCCACTTTAA
- a CDS encoding mRNA surveillance protein pelota has translation MRVVKRNLKGRDGEITIVPETLDDLWHLKYIIEKGDLIFALTKRKADSSSDKIRPEKVEKKTVRLGIRVEELEFHKFSNRLRIHGLIEQGMDAGHYHTFNVEEGVDLSIIKNWKKDQMERINEAEASSKRPKVVILAIEEGDADIGLVRHYGIELYSHISQSSGKRSEGTLREVFFQEIIDQLLHAASESEAVVVAGPGFIKDDFMKYLRSKEAEFSSRVVTEDTSSIGMSGFQEVLKRGAVDRIMEESRIARESCLMDDLLKEISLDGKVAYGLDEVKTALDYGSIDTLLVADEMLRMEREKGDIDSFLQAVEHNQGKIVVFSTIFEPGQKLLALGGIAALLRFKI, from the coding sequence ATGAGAGTCGTAAAGAGAAATCTGAAAGGCAGAGATGGTGAGATTACTATAGTACCTGAGACTCTGGATGATCTCTGGCACCTGAAGTATATTATAGAGAAAGGTGACCTCATATTTGCTCTTACTAAAAGGAAAGCAGACTCTTCTTCTGATAAGATAAGACCTGAGAAGGTTGAGAAAAAAACAGTACGTTTGGGTATTCGTGTGGAAGAGCTGGAGTTCCATAAATTTTCAAACCGCCTGAGAATCCATGGTCTTATTGAACAGGGAATGGATGCAGGCCATTATCACACTTTTAATGTTGAGGAAGGAGTTGACCTTTCAATAATCAAAAACTGGAAAAAAGATCAGATGGAACGCATCAACGAAGCAGAAGCTTCTTCCAAGCGTCCTAAAGTTGTTATCCTTGCCATTGAGGAAGGAGATGCAGATATTGGTCTTGTGCGCCATTATGGTATTGAATTATATTCACACATAAGCCAGTCTTCCGGAAAAAGAAGCGAAGGTACTCTAAGGGAGGTATTTTTCCAGGAGATCATCGATCAATTGCTGCATGCAGCATCAGAATCAGAGGCTGTTGTTGTTGCGGGTCCGGGATTTATTAAAGATGATTTCATGAAATACCTGAGATCAAAAGAAGCTGAGTTTTCTTCCCGTGTAGTAACAGAAGATACTTCTTCAATCGGTATGTCCGGTTTCCAGGAGGTACTGAAGCGTGGGGCCGTAGACCGGATTATGGAGGAGTCCCGCATTGCCCGTGAGTCCTGCTTAATGGATGATCTGCTAAAAGAGATTTCTCTTGACGGTAAGGTTGCCTACGGTCTGGATGAAGTAAAAACTGCTCTGGATTATGGTTCGATTGATACTCTTCTGGTTGCAGATGAAATGTTGAGAATGGAACGTGAAAAAGGGGATATCGATTCATTTTTGCAAGCAGTAGAGCACAACCAGGGTAAAATTGTTGTTTTCAGTACAATATTTGAACCCGGTCAGAAGTTGCTTGCCCTTGGTGGAATAGCTGCCTTGCTGCGTTTTAAAATTTAA
- the thpR gene encoding RNA 2',3'-cyclic phosphodiesterase — MRAFVAVDLPVELHEKITEIQLKFNEFKFKFVDPELVHITMKFLGEVPDNKLSDISKALDNVKCDTFSSHVKGIGVFPKPKFAKVIWLGCDGNFDALYEQIEKSLSSFELEPTLHRFSAHATLARVKYLPKKKKTEFLELLDELKDFEIGNMDVKSIKLKKSILTPKGPIYETLHEVSLQ, encoded by the coding sequence GTGAGAGCTTTTGTTGCGGTAGATCTCCCTGTGGAGTTGCATGAAAAGATTACCGAAATTCAATTGAAGTTCAATGAATTCAAATTCAAGTTTGTCGATCCTGAACTGGTACATATAACTATGAAATTCCTTGGTGAAGTGCCGGATAATAAACTTTCTGATATATCAAAGGCTCTTGACAATGTAAAATGCGATACATTCAGTTCCCATGTAAAAGGAATCGGTGTATTCCCAAAGCCTAAATTTGCCAAAGTAATCTGGCTGGGATGTGACGGGAACTTTGATGCTCTCTATGAGCAAATTGAAAAATCTCTGTCCTCTTTTGAACTGGAACCAACCCTTCACCGATTTAGTGCTCACGCTACCCTGGCCAGGGTGAAATATCTCCCTAAAAAGAAAAAAACAGAATTTCTGGAATTGCTTGATGAGCTGAAGGATTTTGAAATTGGCAATATGGATGTAAAATCCATTAAATTAAAAAAGAGTATATTGACCCCCAAAGGGCCAATTTATGAAACACTTCATGAGGTCAGCCTGCAATAA
- a CDS encoding FAD:protein FMN transferase — protein MRYKTVAIVLIAIFTGLLMINYVLDTGPQTLEEQEIYSQTRSLMDTTVTISVVNSNETSAIEIIDRAFEKISYVDELMNNYDNSSEISILNSEGEVTNADPELVSVISRSTYYSEKSNGAFDISIQPILDLWASKYAPGGTNQPPTSDEINETLKLVNYSAIMIDGNNISMKKGMKITLGGVAKGYAVDAAIESLRSDGITSGFVNAGGDGRYIGTKPDGTQWRVGLQNPDKNGDALTIMDIQDVAVATSGNYERYFSDEAKVSHIADPRTGYPSSNLISSTVIAKTAMDADALATSVFILGQEDGLAMIEELEDVECLIITNDKEIIKSSGFSSYENS, from the coding sequence ATGAGGTATAAAACTGTTGCCATTGTACTGATAGCGATTTTCACAGGATTATTAATGATAAATTATGTTTTGGACACGGGTCCACAGACCCTTGAAGAACAAGAGATATACTCACAAACCAGAAGCCTGATGGACACTACTGTGACTATCTCAGTGGTGAATTCCAACGAAACATCTGCTATTGAAATAATTGACCGTGCTTTTGAAAAAATAAGCTATGTTGACGAATTGATGAATAACTACGACAATAGTAGTGAAATAAGCATTCTCAATAGTGAAGGCGAAGTAACTAACGCGGATCCTGAACTTGTCAGTGTAATAAGCCGTTCCACATATTATTCTGAAAAAAGTAATGGTGCCTTTGACATTTCAATACAGCCAATACTGGATCTCTGGGCCAGCAAGTATGCTCCCGGCGGAACAAACCAGCCTCCCACATCCGATGAAATTAACGAAACCTTGAAACTTGTAAATTATTCAGCAATAATGATAGATGGAAACAATATTTCCATGAAAAAAGGAATGAAAATTACACTGGGTGGCGTTGCAAAAGGATACGCAGTTGATGCTGCTATAGAATCACTAAGAAGTGATGGAATCACTTCAGGATTTGTAAATGCAGGCGGCGATGGCAGATACATAGGTACAAAGCCTGACGGCACACAGTGGAGAGTAGGACTTCAGAACCCTGATAAAAATGGGGATGCACTGACCATCATGGATATTCAGGATGTAGCTGTGGCAACCAGCGGAAATTATGAACGATATTTCAGTGACGAGGCAAAAGTATCACACATTGCAGACCCCAGAACAGGATATCCTTCAAGTAACCTGATAAGCAGTACTGTTATTGCAAAAACAGCTATGGATGCAGATGCGCTGGCAACTTCAGTGTTCATTCTCGGTCAGGAAGACGGACTGGCAATGATTGAGGAACTGGAAGACGTAGAATGTCTTATCATAACAAATGATAAGGAAATAATAAAATCTTCAGGATTTTCATCTTACGAAAATAGTTAG
- the rqcH gene encoding ribosome rescue protein RqcH, with protein sequence MKKEMTSADVAALALELGSGDTSIIDAKIAKIYQPAPDEIRINLFVYEKGRDNLVIEAGKRAHMSQHIRPSPKIPQSFPMMLRKHIMAGRITFVKQYDFDRILEIGVVRGGIVTVLVVELFSPGNIVLLDSERKIILPMKPVTFKGRRIRSGEVYQYPEAQISPVDATANDLENVFATSDADVVRTIATRFNLGGVLAEEVCARSGVNKSEPAKEMGFDGIEAIIFALKELFKPLLSGDLKPCLVKKEEKGEVKPFDVLPLELSIYKDHAKESFPTFNAALDEFFGKAAAESVQEEVIAVKKEKVDVFARRLQKQEAAIEKFGKDADKQTRIAEVIYANYVEIEQIINILKQARDKGYSWDEIKSIVKKAKDTVPAAKWIENINSAEGTIVLNLDGTRATVDIKLTIPQNAQVYYDKAKKLTKKKDGALKAIEDTKLAMQKREKKVSSRRKVSNKKYWYERFRWFMSSDGFLVVAGRDADTNEEIVKKYMEKRDIVFHTQDPGAPITVIKTMGNEVPETTLQETAQFVVSYSSVWKSGQFSGDCYWIKPEQVSKTPETGEYLKKGSFVIRGERNYFRDVQVAAAIGLELEGSTRVIGGPTSAVRKHGQNVVEVVPGKYNQNDVAKKIYKLYVEKLKEPNFVKQIASPDKIAMMLPPGESDIKV encoded by the coding sequence ATGAAGAAGGAAATGACGAGTGCTGATGTAGCTGCCCTTGCCCTTGAGCTAGGCTCAGGTGACACATCTATTATAGATGCAAAGATAGCTAAGATTTACCAGCCTGCACCTGATGAGATAAGGATAAATCTCTTTGTCTATGAAAAAGGCAGGGATAACCTTGTGATAGAGGCAGGAAAACGTGCTCATATGAGCCAGCACATTCGTCCAAGTCCCAAAATACCGCAATCATTCCCCATGATGTTAAGAAAACACATCATGGCAGGGCGCATCACATTTGTTAAACAGTATGACTTTGACAGGATACTTGAGATTGGTGTTGTGCGTGGCGGAATAGTTACTGTTCTTGTTGTGGAACTCTTTTCCCCGGGAAACATTGTTCTTCTTGATTCAGAAAGAAAAATCATCCTTCCAATGAAACCGGTAACTTTCAAAGGAAGAAGAATACGTAGTGGTGAAGTATATCAGTACCCTGAAGCCCAGATAAGTCCTGTTGATGCCACAGCAAACGATCTTGAAAATGTATTTGCAACATCGGACGCTGATGTTGTAAGAACCATTGCTACAAGGTTTAATCTTGGTGGAGTTCTCGCTGAAGAAGTATGCGCAAGGTCAGGAGTTAATAAGTCAGAACCTGCAAAGGAAATGGGTTTCGATGGAATTGAGGCTATAATTTTTGCTCTTAAGGAATTATTCAAACCACTGTTATCAGGCGACCTCAAACCATGTCTTGTGAAAAAAGAAGAAAAAGGTGAAGTAAAACCGTTTGATGTACTCCCTCTCGAACTATCTATATACAAGGACCATGCGAAAGAATCATTCCCTACATTTAATGCCGCTCTGGATGAGTTCTTTGGAAAAGCTGCAGCGGAGTCTGTGCAGGAAGAGGTCATAGCAGTCAAGAAAGAAAAAGTTGATGTGTTTGCCCGCCGTCTGCAAAAACAGGAAGCTGCAATTGAAAAATTTGGAAAGGATGCAGATAAGCAAACCCGTATTGCCGAAGTCATTTATGCTAATTATGTTGAGATAGAACAGATTATTAATATCCTTAAACAGGCACGTGATAAGGGTTATTCGTGGGATGAAATAAAGTCCATCGTGAAAAAGGCAAAAGATACCGTTCCTGCTGCAAAATGGATAGAGAATATCAACTCAGCAGAAGGGACTATTGTTCTGAACCTTGATGGTACAAGAGCCACAGTAGATATTAAACTTACAATTCCTCAGAATGCTCAGGTCTATTATGATAAGGCTAAGAAGCTCACCAAAAAGAAGGATGGTGCTCTTAAGGCCATAGAAGATACTAAACTTGCCATGCAGAAACGTGAAAAGAAAGTTTCCAGCAGACGCAAGGTCAGTAATAAGAAGTACTGGTATGAGCGTTTCAGATGGTTCATGTCTTCTGATGGATTCCTTGTGGTTGCAGGCAGGGATGCCGACACCAATGAGGAAATCGTCAAAAAATACATGGAAAAGCGTGATATTGTATTCCACACTCAGGATCCAGGAGCTCCTATTACAGTAATCAAGACAATGGGCAACGAAGTGCCTGAAACAACGTTGCAGGAAACTGCCCAATTTGTTGTTTCCTATTCAAGTGTATGGAAATCAGGCCAGTTCAGTGGTGATTGTTACTGGATTAAACCTGAACAGGTTTCCAAAACACCGGAAACCGGAGAATACCTTAAGAAAGGTTCCTTTGTAATACGTGGTGAAAGGAATTATTTCAGGGATGTTCAGGTTGCTGCAGCTATCGGGCTTGAACTTGAGGGAAGCACAAGGGTTATTGGTGGCCCGACATCTGCTGTGCGCAAACATGGTCAGAATGTGGTGGAAGTTGTTCCTGGTAAATATAACCAGAACGATGTTGCCAAAAAGATATACAAACTATATGTGGAGAAGTTAAAAGAGCCAAATTTTGTAAAGCAGATTGCGTCACCTGATAAGATTGCAATGATGCTTCCACCAGGTGAATCTGATATTAAAGTGTGA
- the rnfC gene encoding Rnf electron transport complex subunit RnfC: protein MDIKKLDTLPEKIIIPLRQHRGAVCEPLVKKGDRVLIGQKIGESAEYQSSAVHSSVCGEVIAIEETAHPDGNKVMSVIIQPEDSNESVAFSACKDVKADKLAQFIKESGIVEHYGMPTHTVLKPKGKKIDTVLINATSSEWIGGSFKTPGDYASQMIDALKLLMKAAGAKKGAIVLRTDDQESINAFEGIEVNKKKLKVAPLIGSRNVGYYFNEQNSDIVIVSQERIFGKKILNFFTYRVTGRKVKIGCDPTDVGVAVCGIKSAKALYDAVHEGVPFYDTVVSVEGVSNKMEYILVRIGTPFKDVIDSYGYTGAIGKIIANGVRTGVAQYTDQVPVTKGTTRITIQKPEEVIRDEAIECIHCARCVDVCPVELIPSRLAVMADQGRFDECRQIHIENCIECGDCAAVCPSKIPILQLIRYAKDAIEMAYEDMPAKESSNLKLGCGCGGE, encoded by the coding sequence GTGGATATCAAGAAATTAGATACATTACCGGAAAAGATCATTATTCCGCTCAGGCAGCACAGGGGTGCTGTCTGTGAACCCCTTGTGAAGAAAGGCGACAGGGTTCTTATTGGACAAAAAATAGGCGAAAGTGCAGAATACCAGTCATCAGCAGTTCACTCAAGTGTCTGTGGTGAGGTAATTGCAATCGAAGAGACAGCGCATCCGGACGGCAACAAAGTGATGAGTGTTATCATCCAGCCAGAAGACAGCAATGAAAGTGTTGCATTCTCCGCATGTAAGGATGTAAAAGCCGATAAACTTGCCCAGTTCATAAAGGAATCAGGTATAGTAGAACACTATGGAATGCCGACTCATACAGTCCTTAAACCAAAGGGTAAGAAGATTGACACTGTACTTATCAATGCTACATCATCCGAATGGATCGGTGGTTCATTTAAGACTCCCGGAGATTATGCATCCCAGATGATCGATGCATTAAAGCTTCTTATGAAGGCTGCTGGTGCTAAAAAGGGTGCAATTGTCCTGAGGACTGATGATCAGGAATCCATCAATGCATTTGAAGGTATTGAAGTTAATAAGAAAAAGCTAAAGGTAGCTCCTCTAATCGGAAGCCGCAATGTTGGTTACTATTTCAATGAACAGAATTCTGACATTGTTATTGTATCACAGGAACGCATCTTCGGTAAGAAGATCCTTAACTTCTTCACTTACAGGGTAACAGGAAGAAAGGTTAAGATCGGCTGTGACCCAACAGATGTAGGAGTTGCTGTTTGTGGAATCAAATCTGCAAAGGCACTTTATGATGCTGTTCATGAAGGCGTTCCTTTCTATGATACAGTTGTTTCTGTTGAAGGTGTTTCCAATAAGATGGAATACATACTTGTGAGAATCGGTACTCCATTTAAGGATGTTATTGATTCATACGGTTACACTGGTGCTATTGGTAAGATAATTGCCAATGGTGTAAGGACTGGTGTGGCACAATATACTGATCAGGTCCCTGTAACAAAAGGAACTACAAGGATAACCATTCAGAAACCTGAAGAGGTTATCAGGGATGAAGCAATAGAATGTATCCACTGTGCACGCTGTGTGGATGTTTGTCCTGTAGAACTTATACCAAGTCGCCTTGCTGTGATGGCAGACCAAGGCCGCTTTGACGAATGCCGACAGATACACATTGAGAACTGCATTGAATGTGGTGATTGTGCAGCAGTCTGTCCTTCCAAGATACCCATATTACAGCTAATCAGGTATGCAAAGGATGCAATCGAGATGGCATACGAAGACATGCCAGCAAAAGAGTCATCCAATCTGAAACTTGGCTGTGGATGCGGAGGTGAGTAA
- a CDS encoding DNA integrity scanning protein DisA nucleotide-binding domain protein produces the protein MDSAQVVVNTAVRLAEELKSTAIIISGEADFEKPKTSIPVYFASSKQKNIIDHLVASSKTKEEKTKEILDKIGQQAAGKIEHIESTSAIEFILEEISEGNIIGIIESKDSYAIVVHNLEDNDIVKKMKVCEERVIPDVLRAILKIAFDISNTGREGKQIGTAFILGDVEEVMMRSHQMILNPYAGQEDSDRDLTDRKNWESVKEFAQLDGVFVISEEGMVEAAGRYLDVDAREIDVEKGLGGRHVSAAAITRDTVAIAVTVSQSGGVIHIYMDGKELMYIESTERAVRLG, from the coding sequence TTGGACAGTGCACAGGTAGTTGTCAACACTGCTGTAAGGCTTGCAGAAGAGCTTAAGTCAACGGCGATAATCATATCAGGAGAAGCTGATTTTGAGAAGCCAAAGACAAGCATACCTGTATATTTTGCAAGCAGCAAACAAAAGAATATAATAGATCACCTGGTGGCAAGCAGCAAAACCAAGGAAGAAAAAACAAAAGAGATCCTGGATAAAATTGGCCAGCAGGCTGCCGGAAAAATAGAACATATTGAAAGTACCTCTGCAATCGAATTCATTCTGGAAGAGATCAGCGAAGGAAATATAATAGGCATCATCGAAAGCAAGGATTCGTATGCTATTGTAGTCCACAACCTTGAAGATAATGATATTGTGAAGAAAATGAAGGTATGTGAGGAGAGGGTTATCCCTGATGTTCTGCGTGCCATTCTGAAAATTGCTTTTGATATTTCCAACACGGGTCGCGAAGGTAAGCAGATAGGAACCGCTTTTATTTTAGGTGATGTGGAAGAGGTCATGATGCGCTCTCATCAGATGATCTTAAATCCCTACGCTGGCCAGGAAGACTCAGACCGGGACCTGACAGACAGGAAAAACTGGGAGTCAGTGAAAGAATTTGCACAGCTAGATGGTGTTTTTGTCATATCGGAAGAAGGTATGGTTGAGGCTGCCGGAAGATATCTGGATGTGGATGCCAGGGAAATTGACGTTGAAAAAGGCCTTGGTGGACGTCATGTTTCTGCAGCAGCAATTACCAGGGATACAGTAGCAATTGCAGTAACAGTCTCACAGTCAGGTGGAGTCATCCACATTTATATGGATGGAAAAGAGCTTATGTATATCGAATCAACTGAAAGAGCTGTACGTCTTGGTTGA
- the mmcA gene encoding methanogenesis multiheme c-type cytochrome: MAKLNVILIGILVVMFAAAGVYAYVGSIGNEAMSVHYMTEQTWSDSSCSGCHAGVYEEVSGSYHVEQDMKKWTSIMDYGVDIDSIDEDMMAVTYGQVHPGGGYMSDYGVDVDCMVCHNQVGYDFEARAESIASGDFENANEAAIEESRKEMQSETLYMASYMLDVLAPLPLVTEVHDEVNGAPSKALCGSNCHSGDIATTAVTWNLEDSASYDVHDSVDCQDCHETEEHEIGSREYLFASESAHMESEVGVVDCDSSGCHEGISHGGMVDAHLEFISCESCHIPALPGSDVTDTPVIKEFSWANGVREDVIYDSEFTPTLSWSDGVYYDQLPTAQERENDSVLKPYNIITGTWWDAGIDEAVLADPDNSSAIGDPIDPADVLSADGDGDGVVTDEEIRSYDGDMDGAADYPNAVLRTVDLYYQISHNIASSDVGLADPLVCADCHGVSASDTLQNVHFGNVTQNCSDCHTVIPSINWKLIGYTTDPAETVPPTNFSSKTIEVTVEGAKPTEVEREPAF; this comes from the coding sequence ATGGCTAAATTAAATGTAATTCTTATAGGTATCCTCGTTGTGATGTTCGCTGCAGCTGGTGTGTATGCATATGTAGGCAGCATCGGAAATGAAGCTATGTCTGTTCATTACATGACCGAGCAGACATGGTCTGATAGTTCATGCAGTGGCTGTCACGCAGGTGTATACGAGGAAGTATCAGGCTCATATCACGTTGAGCAGGACATGAAAAAATGGACCTCCATCATGGATTATGGTGTTGACATTGACAGCATTGATGAAGACATGATGGCTGTAACATACGGACAGGTTCATCCTGGTGGTGGATACATGTCGGATTATGGTGTTGACGTTGACTGTATGGTCTGCCATAATCAGGTCGGTTATGACTTTGAGGCACGTGCAGAAAGCATAGCTTCAGGTGACTTTGAAAATGCAAACGAAGCAGCAATCGAAGAGTCCCGCAAAGAAATGCAGAGTGAAACACTTTACATGGCAAGCTACATGCTTGATGTCTTAGCACCACTTCCACTTGTAACCGAAGTTCACGATGAAGTAAACGGTGCACCAAGCAAGGCACTTTGTGGCAGCAACTGTCACTCAGGTGACATTGCAACAACTGCTGTTACATGGAACCTTGAAGATTCAGCTTCTTATGATGTACACGATTCAGTAGACTGTCAGGACTGTCATGAAACTGAAGAACATGAGATCGGAAGCCGCGAATACCTGTTCGCATCCGAATCAGCACACATGGAATCTGAAGTAGGTGTAGTGGATTGTGATTCATCAGGATGCCACGAAGGTATATCACACGGTGGAATGGTTGATGCGCACCTTGAATTCATAAGCTGTGAATCATGTCACATACCTGCACTTCCAGGCAGTGATGTAACAGACACTCCGGTAATCAAGGAATTTAGCTGGGCAAACGGTGTCCGTGAAGACGTTATTTATGATTCAGAGTTTACACCTACACTTTCATGGTCAGATGGTGTCTATTATGATCAACTCCCAACAGCACAGGAAAGAGAAAATGATTCAGTACTCAAACCATACAATATAATCACAGGTACATGGTGGGATGCAGGTATCGATGAAGCTGTCCTTGCAGATCCTGACAACAGTTCAGCAATTGGAGACCCAATTGATCCGGCTGATGTACTAAGTGCAGATGGTGATGGTGATGGTGTTGTAACTGATGAGGAGATTCGTTCATATGATGGTGACATGGACGGAGCTGCAGATTATCCAAATGCAGTTCTGAGGACAGTTGATCTGTATTATCAGATAAGTCACAATATTGCCAGTTCAGATGTAGGTCTTGCAGATCCTCTGGTATGTGCGGACTGTCATGGAGTTTCTGCTTCAGACACTCTCCAGAATGTCCACTTTGGAAATGTAACCCAGAATTGTTCTGATTGCCACACAGTTATACCATCTATTAACTGGAAGCTGATTGGCTACACAACAGATCCTGCAGAAACAGTTCCACCTACCAATTTCTCTTCAAAGACTATTGAAGTAACAGTTGAAGGTGCAAAACCAACTGAAGTCGAAAGGGAGCCTGCATTCTAA
- the rnfD gene encoding Rnf electron transport complex subunit RnfD, with translation MTYTISAPPHKKTRLDFKTLNYSKIIALLPLCLAAIYFFGIPALGIIVTSVVTAVVTEFAIQTLTKQKVRIADGHAAMMGLMLALLIPPEAPLWIAAFAAFFAITVGKHVFGGIGSYIFNPVLVGWVFTRSAWSGFMTPASIPHIGQFSDLILEHGAGMMVGVSPILLIGGVYLIYKRYIDWRVPVAFFATMVILPQTLLFLSGVMALVHEGSLNPLMYMSQMFAFLSPSPELSYSMIGVVFFGILFLATDTATSPVTKNGRIVYGITCGVLVFIYGYFANYVDGLLYGIFLANCVASFIEINTMPASFGTMSFAEKAYRRIMDKIPSSLKFEVINNE, from the coding sequence ATGACATATACAATTTCAGCTCCTCCTCATAAGAAAACAAGATTAGATTTCAAGACATTAAATTATAGTAAAATAATTGCTCTGCTTCCACTCTGTCTTGCAGCAATATACTTCTTTGGCATTCCTGCCCTAGGTATTATTGTTACATCAGTGGTAACTGCTGTGGTGACCGAGTTTGCCATACAGACACTTACAAAGCAGAAAGTAAGAATTGCAGACGGTCATGCTGCTATGATGGGACTTATGCTGGCATTACTCATTCCACCGGAAGCTCCATTGTGGATTGCTGCATTTGCAGCTTTCTTTGCAATAACTGTTGGTAAACATGTGTTTGGTGGAATCGGTTCTTACATTTTCAATCCTGTTCTTGTAGGCTGGGTATTTACCAGAAGTGCATGGTCAGGATTTATGACTCCTGCATCCATTCCTCATATCGGCCAGTTCTCTGACCTTATACTTGAGCACGGTGCAGGTATGATGGTAGGCGTTTCTCCAATACTGCTCATTGGCGGTGTGTATCTTATCTACAAAAGATACATTGACTGGAGAGTTCCGGTTGCATTCTTTGCAACAATGGTAATCCTGCCACAAACACTGCTTTTCCTATCAGGTGTGATGGCTCTTGTCCATGAAGGAAGTCTCAACCCATTGATGTATATGTCACAGATGTTTGCATTCCTAAGTCCAAGTCCTGAACTGTCATATTCAATGATAGGGGTTGTATTCTTTGGAATACTCTTCCTGGCAACGGACACAGCAACATCTCCTGTGACGAAAAATGGACGTATTGTTTACGGAATTACATGTGGTGTACTTGTATTTATCTACGGTTACTTCGCTAACTATGTTGATGGATTGCTGTACGGTATATTCCTTGCAAACTGTGTTGCATCATTTATTGAGATTAACACAATGCCTGCATCATTCGGCACAATGTCATTTGCAGAAAAAGCATACAGGCGTATAATGGATAAAATTCCCTCATCATTAAAATTCGAGGTGATTAACAATGAGTGA